A portion of the Lolium rigidum isolate FL_2022 chromosome 1, APGP_CSIRO_Lrig_0.1, whole genome shotgun sequence genome contains these proteins:
- the LOC124692897 gene encoding vesicle-associated protein 1-3-like, giving the protein MSAGSASFLEIQPSELAFPFELMKQSSCSMQLTNKTDQYVAFKVKTTNPKQYCVRPNIGVVLPGSTCDVTVTMQAQREAPADLQCKDKFLVQSVAAENGAATQDITAPMFNKEPGKVVDECKLRVIYVPTSTPGSISEESEQGSSARSFENGTPNSTMPQSVFRSSVDTTKEKSSEATSMISKLTEEKMSAVQQNQKLRQELDLLRKESSKSNGGFSITFLIIVGILGIVAGFILKKT; this is encoded by the exons ATGAGCGCCGGAAGTGCGAGTTTTCTCGAGATCCAGCCCTCCGAGCTGGCATTCCCCT TTGAATTGATGAAGCAGAGCTCGTGCTCCATGCAACTCACCAATAAGACTGACCAGTATGTAGCATTCAAG GTCAAAACAACCAACCCAAAGCAGTACTGTGTGCGCCCTAATATTGGTGTTGTACTACCTGGATCGACTTGTGATGTCACAG TGACAATGCAAGCACAGAGGGAGGCACCTGCTGATCTGCAGTGTAAGGATAAATTCCTAGTTCAAAGTGTTGCAGCTGAGAATGGTGCTGCAACTCAAGATATTACTGCACCAATG TTCAATAAGGAGCCAGGGAAGGTTGTTGATGAATGCAAGCTGCGTGTAATATATGTTCCAACATCTACACCTGGCTCGATTTCTGAAGAATCCGAACAAGGAAGTTCTGCTCGTTCCTTTGAAAATGGGACCCCTAATTCCACAATGCCACAATCT GTATTTAGATCTTCTGTTGATACAACGAAGGAGAAGTCCTCCGAG GCAACTTCCATGATCTCCAAGCTAACTGAGGAGAAGATGTCTGCTGTTCAGCAAAACCAGAAGTTGCGACAAGAGTTG GACCTTCTACGCAAAGAGAGCAGCAAAAGCAACGGCGGTTTCTCGATCACCTTCTTGATCATCGTGGGTATTCTTGGCATCGTGGCTGGTTTCATCCTCAAGAAGACATAG